The proteins below come from a single Argentina anserina chromosome 1, drPotAnse1.1, whole genome shotgun sequence genomic window:
- the LOC126797448 gene encoding uncharacterized protein LOC126797448 isoform X2 → MVTRVCYGVVCDFGFISHILRQMHVVDLETSTLCLVGARNVGKSSLVGILSTRKPEITQHKWSWPFMTPVDVQKLGLQDYHQPAQLHQE, encoded by the exons ATGGTTACCCGAGTCTGCTACGGGGTCGTATGTGATTTTGGTTTCATTTCACAT ATATTGAGACAAATGCATGTAGTTGATCTAGAGACATCAACACTTTGTCTTGTTGGAGCTCGTAATGTTGGAAAGTCGTCTTTGGTTGGTATACTCTCCACTCGGAAACCTGAG ATCACTCAGCACAAGTGGTCATGGCCTTTTATGACGCCTGTAGATGTTCAAAAACTGGGATTGCAGGACTATCATCAA CCTGCTCAGTTGCATCAAGAGTGA
- the LOC126797448 gene encoding uncharacterized protein LOC126797448 isoform X1: MVTRVCYGVVCDFGFISHILRQMHVVDLETSTLCLVGARNVGKSSLVGILSTRKPEITQHKWSWPFMTPVDVQKLGLQDYHQAIYIFVLQKKKKRIPLMVTYLFRSLSIWVWDGIVLEVYCNFL; the protein is encoded by the exons ATGGTTACCCGAGTCTGCTACGGGGTCGTATGTGATTTTGGTTTCATTTCACAT ATATTGAGACAAATGCATGTAGTTGATCTAGAGACATCAACACTTTGTCTTGTTGGAGCTCGTAATGTTGGAAAGTCGTCTTTGGTTGGTATACTCTCCACTCGGAAACCTGAG ATCACTCAGCACAAGTGGTCATGGCCTTTTATGACGCCTGTAGATGTTCAAAAACTGGGATTGCAGGACTATCATCAA GCTATATACATATTTGTActacagaagaaaaaaaaaaggatcccTTTGATGGTCACCTACTTGTTTCGGTCTCTTAGTATTTGGGTGTGGGATGGTATTGTATTAGAAGTTTATTGTAATTTCCTTTAA